In the genome of Pseudomonas protegens, one region contains:
- a CDS encoding 4-vinyl reductase, whose translation MAKIAPQLPIEVDSETGVWTSDALPMLYVPRHFFVNNHMGIEEVLGAEAYAEILYKAGYKSAWHWCEKEAECHGLEGVAVFEHYMKRLSQRGWGLFKIQDIDLDKGTASVKLEHSAFVYVYGKVGRKVDYMFTGWFAGAMDQILAARGSKIRTVAEQVYGGSEEGHDDGLFVVKPL comes from the coding sequence ATGGCCAAGATCGCCCCGCAACTGCCTATCGAAGTCGACAGCGAAACCGGTGTCTGGACCTCCGACGCCCTGCCGATGCTCTACGTGCCACGGCATTTCTTCGTCAACAACCACATGGGCATCGAGGAAGTCCTGGGCGCCGAGGCCTATGCCGAGATCCTCTACAAGGCCGGCTACAAGTCCGCCTGGCACTGGTGCGAAAAAGAAGCCGAATGCCACGGCCTGGAAGGCGTCGCGGTGTTCGAACACTACATGAAGCGCCTGTCCCAGCGTGGCTGGGGCCTGTTCAAGATCCAGGACATCGACCTGGATAAAGGCACCGCCAGCGTCAAGCTCGAACACTCGGCGTTCGTCTACGTGTACGGCAAGGTCGGGCGCAAGGTCGACTACATGTTCACCGGCTGGTTCGCCGGCGCCATGGACCAGATCCTGGCCGCCCGGGGCAGCAAGATCCGCACCGTGGCAGAGCAGGTTTACGGTGGTTCCGAAGAAGGCCACGACGATGGCCTGTTCGTCGTCAAACCGTTGTAA
- a CDS encoding LysR family transcriptional regulator yields the protein MRFSLEQLQMFVQAAQTGSFSAAARKLGKTQSTVSVAIANLEDDLGVELFDRSSRSPVLTASGRKMLLQAEAVLERCLTLQASADCLSQALEPQLTLVIETPYGPLMPALQEFEQAFPYVDLLIRHPLSGDASELVTRGEAVLGIAFSQPGYPQELEFQQLGKLIMLHVCHPDHPLARLDSVTFDDLHGHRRLAFSAHADKLPSSEYLRCSQLWQAENYLALLEMVRAGLGWATLPRQLIQRELAKGELVELQLGAYPHTDWLVGVDLLWARQRVMGKAERWLKERLLRQKVYEVDRRGQSTTW from the coding sequence ATGCGCTTTTCACTGGAACAACTGCAGATGTTCGTCCAAGCGGCACAAACCGGTTCGTTTTCGGCGGCTGCACGCAAGCTGGGCAAGACCCAGTCCACGGTCAGCGTGGCCATCGCCAATCTGGAGGACGACCTGGGAGTGGAGCTGTTCGACCGCAGCAGCCGCAGCCCGGTGCTGACTGCCAGCGGACGCAAAATGCTGCTGCAGGCCGAGGCGGTGCTGGAGCGCTGCCTGACCCTGCAGGCCAGTGCCGACTGCCTGTCCCAGGCGCTGGAGCCGCAACTGACGCTCGTCATCGAAACGCCCTACGGCCCGCTGATGCCGGCGTTGCAAGAGTTCGAGCAAGCCTTCCCCTATGTCGACCTGCTGATCCGCCATCCGCTGTCCGGCGATGCCAGCGAACTGGTGACCCGGGGCGAGGCGGTGCTGGGCATCGCCTTTTCGCAACCCGGCTATCCCCAGGAACTGGAGTTCCAGCAGTTGGGCAAGCTGATCATGTTGCACGTCTGCCACCCGGACCACCCGCTGGCGCGACTCGACAGCGTGACCTTCGACGACCTGCATGGGCATCGGCGCCTGGCCTTCAGCGCCCACGCCGACAAGCTGCCCAGCAGCGAGTACCTGCGCTGCAGCCAGCTGTGGCAGGCGGAAAACTACCTGGCGCTGCTGGAGATGGTCCGCGCCGGCCTGGGCTGGGCCACCCTGCCCCGGCAACTGATCCAGCGCGAACTGGCCAAGGGCGAGCTGGTGGAACTGCAACTGGGCGCCTACCCCCATACCGACTGGCTGGTGGGCGTGGACCTGCTGTGGGCCCGGCAGCGAGTGATGGGCAAGGCCGAACGCTGGCTCAAGGAACGGCTGCTGCGCCAGAAGGTGTACGAAGTGGACCGGCGCGGGCAGTCCACGACCTGGTAA
- a CDS encoding nucleobase:cation symporter-2 family protein, with amino-acid sequence MTISRVHPVDEVLPVRQLFSFGLQHVLVMYAGAVAVPLILGNALGLTPAQVVLLINANLLTSGIATLIQTLGFWRFGARLPLIQGCSFIALAPMIMIGKQFGLTEVFGAVIAAGALTIALAPLFSRLLRFFPPVVIGSLITIIGISLMPAAAIWLGGGNPAAADFGAPANLLLGLATVAVTLVIYGRFSGFVGNLSVLIGLLVGSLIAAAFGMTHFAQVGDAAWFELSPPMAFGTPQFSLMPILIMTLAMLVIMAETTGNCLAIGKLTGKPTTQRTLGDAFRADGLSTLVGGLFNSFPYNAFTQNTGLIALSRVKSRFVVAAAGAIMVLMGLFPKLGALVAAVPTPVLGGCAIVMFGMTTVAGIQELSRVRFEGTRNAIVVAVSVSVGVLPMSFPALFAHAHGPLKLLLESGIFLGAITAIVLNLLLNPREPAADALPIHAGLDD; translated from the coding sequence ATGACTATTTCCCGTGTACATCCCGTGGACGAGGTCCTGCCCGTTCGCCAGTTGTTCAGCTTCGGCCTGCAACACGTGCTGGTGATGTACGCCGGCGCCGTGGCGGTGCCGTTGATTCTAGGCAATGCCCTGGGCCTGACCCCGGCCCAGGTGGTTTTGTTGATCAACGCCAACCTGCTCACATCCGGTATTGCCACTCTGATCCAGACCCTGGGCTTCTGGCGGTTCGGCGCGCGGCTGCCCTTGATCCAGGGCTGTTCGTTCATTGCCCTGGCGCCAATGATCATGATCGGCAAGCAGTTTGGTTTGACCGAAGTGTTCGGTGCGGTGATCGCCGCCGGTGCCCTGACCATTGCCCTGGCGCCGCTGTTCAGTCGTCTGCTGCGGTTCTTTCCGCCGGTGGTGATCGGCAGCCTGATCACCATCATCGGCATTTCCCTGATGCCGGCGGCGGCCATCTGGCTGGGGGGCGGCAACCCGGCGGCGGCGGATTTCGGCGCGCCGGCCAATCTGCTGCTGGGCCTGGCCACGGTGGCGGTGACCCTGGTGATCTACGGCAGGTTCTCCGGGTTTGTCGGCAACCTCAGCGTGCTGATCGGCCTGCTGGTCGGCAGCCTGATCGCCGCGGCGTTCGGCATGACCCACTTCGCCCAGGTCGGCGACGCGGCCTGGTTCGAACTGAGCCCGCCCATGGCTTTCGGCACCCCGCAGTTCTCCCTGATGCCGATCCTGATCATGACCCTGGCGATGCTGGTGATCATGGCCGAGACCACCGGCAACTGCCTGGCCATCGGCAAGCTCACCGGCAAGCCAACCACCCAGCGCACCCTGGGCGATGCCTTTCGCGCCGATGGTCTGTCGACCCTGGTGGGCGGCCTGTTCAACAGCTTTCCCTACAACGCCTTTACCCAGAACACCGGGCTGATCGCGCTGTCCAGGGTCAAGAGCCGCTTCGTGGTGGCCGCCGCCGGCGCCATCATGGTGCTCATGGGCCTGTTTCCCAAGCTCGGCGCCCTGGTGGCCGCAGTGCCGACTCCGGTGCTCGGCGGTTGCGCCATCGTGATGTTCGGCATGACCACCGTGGCCGGGATCCAGGAGCTGTCGCGGGTGAGGTTCGAGGGCACCCGCAACGCGATCGTCGTCGCGGTGTCGGTCAGTGTCGGCGTGCTGCCGATGTCCTTTCCGGCGCTGTTCGCCCACGCCCATGGGCCCCTCAAACTGCTGCTGGAAAGCGGCATCTTTCTCGGCGCCATCACCGCCATCGTCCTCAATCTGCTGCTCAACCCCCGCGAGCCGGCGGCCGACGCGCTGCCGATCCATGCCGGACTCGATGACTGA
- the dgcA gene encoding dimethylglycine demethylation protein DgcA gives MAFEAMFQPIQIGKLTIRNRVLSTAHAEVYATDGGMTTDRYVKYYEEKAKGGIGLAICGGSSVVAIDSPQEWWSSVNLSTDRIIPHFQNLADAMHKHGAKIMIQITHMGRRSRWDGFNWPTLMSPSGVREPVHRATCKTIEPEEIWRVIGNYAQAARRAKAGGLDGVELSAVHQHMIDQFWSPRVNKRTDEWGGTFEKRMRFGLEVLKAVRAEVGDDFCVGMRLCGDEFHPDGLSHEDMKQIAKYYDDTGMLDFIGVVGSGCDTHNTLANVIPNMSFPPEPFLHLAAGIKEVVKVPVLHAQNIKDPNQATRILEGGYVDMVGMTRAHMADPHLIAKIKMGQIDQIKQCVGANYCIDRQYQGLDVLCIQNAATSREYMGVPHIIEKTTGIKRKVVVVGAGPAGMEAARVAAERGHEVTLFEKKDAIGGQITTASKAPQRDQIAGITRWYQLELARLKVDLRLGTAADTATILDLRPDVVVLAVGGHPFIEQNEHWGAAEGLVVSSWDILDGKVAPGKNVLVYDTICEFTGMSVTDFIADKGSQVEIVTDDIKPGIAVGGTSFPTYYRSLYPKEVIMTGDLTLEKVYREGDKLVAVLENEYTGAREERVVDQVVVENGVRPDEELYYGLKEGSRNKGQIDVEALFAIKPQPCLSETGEGYLLFRIGDCVSQRNTHAAIYDALRLCKDF, from the coding sequence ATGGCTTTCGAAGCGATGTTCCAGCCGATCCAGATCGGCAAACTGACCATCCGCAACCGTGTGCTGAGCACCGCCCACGCTGAGGTCTACGCCACCGACGGCGGCATGACGACTGATCGGTATGTGAAGTACTACGAAGAAAAGGCCAAGGGCGGCATCGGCCTGGCGATCTGCGGCGGTTCCTCGGTGGTGGCCATCGACAGCCCCCAGGAATGGTGGAGCTCGGTGAACCTGTCCACCGACCGCATCATCCCGCACTTCCAGAACCTGGCCGACGCCATGCACAAGCATGGCGCCAAGATCATGATCCAGATTACCCACATGGGCCGCCGCTCGCGCTGGGACGGCTTCAACTGGCCAACCCTGATGTCGCCGTCCGGGGTGCGCGAACCGGTGCACCGCGCCACCTGCAAGACCATCGAGCCGGAAGAGATCTGGCGGGTGATCGGCAACTACGCCCAGGCCGCGCGCCGGGCCAAGGCCGGCGGCCTGGACGGCGTCGAACTGTCGGCGGTGCACCAGCACATGATCGACCAGTTCTGGAGCCCGCGGGTCAACAAGCGTACCGACGAATGGGGCGGCACCTTTGAGAAGCGCATGCGTTTCGGCCTGGAAGTGCTCAAGGCGGTGCGCGCTGAAGTGGGTGACGATTTCTGCGTCGGCATGCGCCTGTGCGGCGACGAATTCCACCCGGACGGCCTGTCCCACGAGGACATGAAGCAGATCGCCAAGTACTACGACGACACCGGCATGCTGGACTTCATCGGCGTGGTCGGCTCGGGCTGCGACACCCACAACACCCTGGCCAACGTGATCCCCAACATGAGCTTCCCGCCGGAGCCGTTCCTGCACCTGGCGGCGGGCATCAAGGAAGTGGTCAAGGTCCCGGTGCTGCACGCACAGAACATCAAGGACCCGAACCAGGCCACGCGGATTCTCGAAGGCGGCTACGTCGACATGGTCGGCATGACCCGCGCCCACATGGCCGACCCGCACCTGATCGCCAAGATCAAGATGGGCCAGATCGACCAGATCAAGCAGTGCGTCGGCGCCAACTACTGCATCGACCGCCAGTACCAGGGCCTGGACGTGCTGTGCATCCAGAACGCCGCCACCTCCCGTGAATACATGGGCGTGCCGCACATCATCGAGAAGACCACCGGCATCAAGCGCAAGGTGGTGGTGGTCGGCGCCGGCCCTGCCGGCATGGAAGCCGCTCGCGTCGCCGCCGAACGTGGCCACGAGGTGACCCTGTTCGAGAAAAAAGACGCCATTGGCGGGCAGATCACCACCGCCTCCAAGGCCCCGCAACGGGACCAGATCGCCGGCATCACCCGCTGGTACCAGCTGGAACTGGCGCGCTTGAAGGTCGATCTGCGCCTGGGCACCGCGGCGGACACCGCGACCATCCTCGACCTGCGCCCCGACGTGGTGGTGCTGGCCGTGGGCGGCCATCCGTTCATCGAGCAGAACGAACACTGGGGCGCCGCCGAAGGGTTGGTGGTCAGCAGCTGGGACATCCTCGACGGCAAGGTGGCGCCGGGTAAGAACGTGCTGGTCTACGACACCATCTGCGAGTTCACCGGCATGTCGGTCACCGACTTCATCGCCGACAAGGGCTCGCAAGTGGAGATCGTCACCGACGACATCAAGCCGGGCATCGCCGTCGGCGGCACCTCGTTCCCCACCTACTACCGCAGCCTGTACCCCAAGGAAGTGATCATGACCGGGGACCTGACCCTGGAGAAGGTCTACCGCGAGGGCGACAAGCTGGTGGCGGTGCTGGAGAACGAATACACCGGCGCCCGCGAAGAGCGGGTGGTGGACCAGGTGGTGGTGGAAAACGGCGTGCGTCCCGACGAAGAGCTCTACTACGGGCTCAAGGAAGGTTCGCGCAACAAGGGCCAGATCGACGTCGAGGCGCTGTTCGCGATCAAGCCGCAGCCGTGCCTGAGCGAGACGGGGGAGGGCTACCTGTTGTTCCGCATCGGCGACTGCGTATCCCAGCGCAACACCCATGCCGCGATCTACGACGCACTGCGCCTGTGCAAGGATTTCTGA
- a CDS encoding hydroxyisourate hydrolase: MNGGVSIHVVDVASGQVAAGMQVRVRRLGEEWLCEGQIADNGLLAPLSELANRFERGVYEVELDVAAFYRAQGHASPHVPFLDVLVYRFGLDDPRQHYHLPFKLTAWGVSCFRGGA, from the coding sequence ATGAACGGCGGAGTGTCCATCCATGTGGTGGATGTCGCCAGCGGCCAGGTGGCCGCAGGCATGCAGGTTCGGGTACGCCGCCTGGGCGAGGAGTGGCTCTGCGAAGGGCAGATTGCCGACAACGGCCTGCTGGCCCCGCTGAGCGAGCTGGCGAACCGCTTCGAACGGGGCGTCTACGAGGTGGAGTTGGACGTGGCGGCGTTCTATCGAGCCCAGGGCCACGCCTCGCCGCACGTGCCGTTTCTCGATGTGCTGGTGTATCGCTTCGGCCTGGACGACCCGCGCCAGCACTACCACCTGCCGTTCAAGCTCACCGCCTGGGGCGTCTCATGCTTTCGCGGCGGCGCCTGA
- a CDS encoding GlxA family transcriptional regulator, which produces MSQDFYFLLMPGFSAIGFISAIEPLRVANRFRGELYRWHVLSADGGAVLASNGMSVNVDAALEPLKKGATLWVVAGFEPLKCLTPALEHWLRRLDLEGVTLGGIDTGSVILAEAGLLEGHRVTLHWEAIEAFKESYPQLSVTQELFEIDRRRITCAGGTASIDMMLDLIAQAHGPQLAIQVSEQFVLGRIRPRKDHQRMEVASRYGISNKKLVQVIGEMEQHSEPPLSTLALAESIKVTRRQLERLFRLHLNDTPSNFYLGLRLEKARQLLRQTDMSVLEVSIACGFESPSYFTRSYRARFVNCPREDRRQSGGSRELV; this is translated from the coding sequence ATGTCCCAGGACTTCTACTTCCTGCTGATGCCGGGGTTCTCCGCCATCGGTTTCATTTCCGCCATCGAGCCGCTGCGGGTGGCCAATCGCTTTCGTGGCGAGCTGTATCGCTGGCATGTGCTCAGTGCCGACGGCGGCGCGGTGCTGGCCAGCAACGGCATGTCGGTCAATGTTGACGCGGCCCTGGAGCCGCTGAAGAAGGGCGCCACCTTGTGGGTGGTGGCCGGTTTCGAACCGCTGAAGTGCCTGACGCCAGCCCTGGAGCACTGGTTGCGCCGCCTGGACCTGGAGGGCGTGACCCTGGGCGGCATCGACACCGGCAGCGTGATCCTCGCCGAGGCCGGGCTGCTGGAGGGGCACCGGGTGACCTTGCACTGGGAGGCCATCGAGGCGTTCAAGGAGTCCTACCCGCAACTGAGCGTGACCCAGGAACTGTTCGAGATCGATCGGCGGCGGATCACCTGCGCCGGCGGCACCGCGTCCATCGACATGATGCTCGACCTGATCGCCCAGGCCCACGGCCCGCAACTGGCGATTCAGGTCAGCGAGCAGTTCGTGCTGGGGCGCATCCGCCCGCGCAAGGATCACCAGCGCATGGAAGTGGCCAGCCGCTACGGCATCAGCAACAAGAAGCTGGTGCAGGTGATCGGCGAGATGGAGCAGCACAGCGAGCCGCCCCTGAGCACCCTGGCTCTGGCGGAGTCGATCAAGGTCACCCGGCGCCAGCTGGAGCGCCTGTTCCGCCTGCACCTGAACGACACCCCGAGCAACTTCTACCTCGGCCTGCGCCTGGAGAAAGCCCGGCAACTGCTGCGCCAGACCGACATGAGCGTGCTGGAGGTGAGCATCGCCTGCGGCTTTGAGTCGCCGTCCTACTTCACCCGCAGCTACCGCGCGCGCTTCGTGAATTGTCCGCGGGAGGATCGGCGGCAGTCGGGGGGTAGCCGGGAACTGGTTTGA
- a CDS encoding dipeptidase, with the protein MSPAELHADSIVIDGLIIAKWNRELFEDMRKGGLTAANCTVSVWEGFQATVNNIAASQKLIRENSDLVMPVRTTADIRKAKELGKTGILFGFQNAHAFEDQIGYVEVFKQLGVGIVQMCYNTQNLVGTGCYERDGGLSGFGREIVAEMNRVGVMCDLSHVGSKTSEEVILESKKPVCYSHCLPSGLKEHPRNKSDAELKFIADHGGFVGVTMFAPFLAKGIDSTIDDYAEAIEYTMNIVGEDSIGIGTDFTQGHGQDFFEYLTHDKGYARRLTNFGKIINPLGIRTVGEFPNLTETLLKRGHSERVVRKIMGENWVSVLKDVWGE; encoded by the coding sequence ATGAGCCCAGCCGAATTACACGCCGACAGCATCGTTATCGACGGGCTGATCATTGCCAAGTGGAACCGCGAGCTGTTCGAGGACATGCGCAAGGGCGGCCTGACCGCGGCCAACTGCACGGTGTCGGTTTGGGAAGGCTTCCAGGCCACGGTCAACAACATTGCCGCCAGCCAGAAACTGATCCGCGAAAACAGCGACCTGGTGATGCCGGTGCGCACCACCGCGGACATCCGCAAGGCCAAGGAGCTGGGCAAGACCGGCATCCTCTTCGGCTTCCAGAATGCCCACGCTTTCGAAGACCAGATCGGCTACGTCGAGGTGTTCAAGCAGCTGGGCGTGGGCATCGTGCAGATGTGCTACAACACCCAGAACCTGGTGGGCACCGGCTGCTACGAGCGTGATGGCGGGCTCTCCGGCTTCGGCCGCGAGATCGTTGCCGAGATGAACCGCGTCGGGGTCATGTGCGACCTGTCCCACGTCGGTTCCAAGACCAGCGAGGAAGTGATCCTCGAATCCAAGAAACCGGTCTGCTACTCCCACTGCCTGCCGTCGGGGCTCAAGGAGCACCCGCGCAACAAGTCCGATGCCGAACTGAAATTCATCGCCGACCACGGCGGTTTCGTCGGCGTGACCATGTTCGCGCCGTTCCTGGCCAAGGGCATCGATTCGACCATCGACGATTACGCCGAAGCCATCGAGTACACCATGAACATCGTCGGTGAGGATTCCATCGGCATCGGCACCGACTTCACCCAGGGCCATGGCCAGGACTTCTTCGAGTACCTGACCCACGACAAGGGCTACGCCCGCCGCCTGACCAACTTCGGCAAGATCATCAACCCGCTGGGCATCCGCACCGTGGGCGAGTTCCCCAACCTCACCGAGACCCTGCTCAAACGCGGCCACAGCGAGCGCGTGGTGCGCAAGATCATGGGCGAGAACTGGGTCAGTGTCCTCAAGGACGTCTGGGGCGAATAA
- a CDS encoding helix-turn-helix domain-containing protein, translating to MNAPTDIQIIHGPDGSPAFVVIPYAQYMAQHQEADLIPHDVVSRMVDGATPIRAWREHLHLTQDEVARRLGISQPAFAQQESVARPRRATREKIAAAFGIRADQLEL from the coding sequence ATGAACGCACCTACTGACATCCAGATCATCCACGGCCCGGACGGCAGCCCGGCATTCGTGGTGATTCCCTACGCGCAGTACATGGCACAACACCAGGAAGCCGATCTGATTCCCCATGACGTCGTCAGCCGCATGGTCGACGGCGCCACGCCGATCCGCGCCTGGCGCGAGCACCTGCACCTGACCCAGGACGAAGTCGCCAGGCGCCTGGGGATTTCCCAGCCGGCCTTTGCCCAGCAGGAAAGCGTCGCCCGCCCGCGTCGGGCCACCCGGGAAAAGATCGCCGCCGCCTTCGGCATACGCGCCGACCAGCTGGAGCTGTAA
- a CDS encoding DUF3010 family protein, with protein sequence MSICGIEIKGSEAIFALATLQDGAPQHQPLSVKKIALEDDDEAGNVRAFAARIDAFVREHRITRIAIKKRSKKGEFAGGPTTFKIEGVLQLLEHCEVTLLSPQTINAQHKKHDFALPASLNKYQHEAYKTACAALFKQ encoded by the coding sequence ATGAGCATTTGCGGTATCGAGATCAAAGGCAGCGAAGCCATCTTCGCCCTCGCCACCCTGCAAGACGGCGCGCCGCAGCACCAGCCGCTGAGCGTCAAGAAAATCGCCCTGGAAGACGACGATGAAGCGGGCAACGTCCGGGCCTTCGCCGCCCGGATCGATGCCTTTGTCCGCGAACACCGGATCACCCGCATCGCCATCAAGAAGCGCAGCAAGAAAGGCGAGTTCGCTGGCGGCCCCACCACCTTCAAGATCGAAGGCGTGTTGCAACTGCTGGAACACTGCGAAGTGACCCTGCTGTCGCCGCAGACCATCAATGCCCAGCACAAGAAGCACGACTTCGCCCTGCCGGCGAGCCTCAACAAGTACCAGCACGAAGCCTACAAGACCGCCTGCGCCGCCCTGTTCAAACAATAA
- a CDS encoding lysozyme inhibitor LprI family protein produces the protein MKPIFLALLLITTGVQAAEEADNTPCDGVENDVQTLECATYNRTTAEQLLSDNVQSLLERLGTLYGNDKAQLADISAKVKNAQQLWQKQREADCAVESFPAKPGTKAYTIATNDCLARMSDERSEFIESIAQE, from the coding sequence ATGAAACCGATCTTCCTGGCCTTGTTACTGATAACGACCGGCGTACAGGCGGCCGAAGAGGCCGACAACACGCCCTGCGACGGCGTGGAAAACGACGTGCAGACCCTGGAATGCGCGACCTACAACCGCACCACCGCCGAACAGTTGCTGAGCGACAACGTGCAAAGCCTGCTGGAACGCCTGGGCACTCTGTACGGCAACGACAAGGCGCAACTGGCCGACATCAGCGCCAAGGTCAAGAACGCCCAGCAGCTGTGGCAGAAGCAGCGCGAAGCCGACTGCGCGGTGGAATCCTTCCCGGCCAAGCCCGGGACCAAGGCCTACACCATCGCCACCAATGATTGCCTGGCGCGGATGAGCGACGAGCGTTCGGAGTTCATCGAGTCCATCGCCCAGGAATGA
- a CDS encoding nucleoside deaminase has translation MTQMLSPIPAGVSELDLHLLRQSIELAEEAKARGRHPFAALVADRNGKIVASAGNNSMPPEGDPTQHAELAAAAKAARLMGPEELAQCTLYTSAEPCCMCAGAIYWTGIGRVVYALSEHALLELTGDHPENPTFSLPCREVFARGQRQIPVFGPMLENEAAQAHVGFWK, from the coding sequence ATGACCCAGATGCTTTCTCCTATCCCTGCCGGCGTCAGCGAACTGGACCTGCACCTGCTGCGTCAGAGCATCGAACTGGCCGAAGAGGCCAAGGCCCGCGGTCGCCACCCGTTCGCCGCCCTGGTGGCGGACCGCAACGGCAAGATCGTTGCCAGTGCCGGCAACAACTCCATGCCCCCCGAAGGCGACCCGACCCAGCACGCCGAACTGGCCGCTGCCGCCAAGGCCGCAAGGCTCATGGGCCCCGAGGAGCTGGCCCAGTGCACCCTGTACACCAGCGCCGAGCCCTGCTGCATGTGCGCCGGGGCCATCTACTGGACCGGGATTGGCCGGGTGGTCTACGCCCTGTCCGAACACGCCTTGCTGGAACTGACCGGCGATCACCCGGAAAACCCGACCTTTTCCCTGCCATGCCGGGAAGTCTTTGCCCGCGGGCAACGGCAGATCCCGGTGTTCGGGCCGATGCTGGAGAACGAAGCGGCCCAGGCCCATGTGGGGTTCTGGAAATGA